In Labrus mixtus chromosome 3, fLabMix1.1, whole genome shotgun sequence, a single window of DNA contains:
- the ncbp2as2 gene encoding protein NCBP2AS2, with protein MIFRFLFNLINNPQVIEKLAESRPIRRAAQLTAYAITKAQIAGRDASQRALRSQTLQQVKQEASRVPGDMGEMSSRFKKVKETFVNEVKEGWKEGSRQIKK; from the coding sequence ATGATTTTCCGGTTTTTATTCAACCTCATCAACAACCCCCAGGTCATAGAGAAGTTGGCGGAGTCTCGTCCGATCCGCAGGGCGGCTCAGCTCACAGCGTACGCCATCACCAAGGCTCAGATAGCCGGCAGGGACGCGTCGCAGCGGGCCCTGCGCTCCCAgactctgcagcaggtgaagcaGGAGGCCAGCAGAGTCCCAGGAGACATGGGAGAGATGAGCAGCCGCTTCAAGAAAGTCAAGGAGAcctttgtgaatgaagtgaaggagGGATGGAAAGAAGGCTCAAGGCAGATCAAGAAATGA